The following proteins come from a genomic window of Hymenobacter canadensis:
- a CDS encoding diacylglycerol kinase family protein, giving the protein MAGAEPEKAPPRRFPAVLRRRAASFGYALRGVAAALRTEVHLQFHAVATVAVLVLGWVVGLARWEWALVVLAVGLVWSLELVNTAVEAVVNLVSPEYHPLAGRAKDVAAGAVLAGAVAAAAVGALVFGPRLWAWLS; this is encoded by the coding sequence ATGGCCGGGGCTGAGCCGGAAAAAGCCCCGCCGCGTCGGTTTCCGGCGGTGCTGCGGCGCCGGGCGGCCAGCTTCGGCTATGCGCTGCGGGGCGTGGCGGCGGCGTTGCGCACGGAGGTGCATCTGCAGTTTCATGCCGTGGCCACGGTGGCGGTGCTGGTGCTGGGCTGGGTGGTGGGGCTGGCGCGCTGGGAATGGGCGCTGGTGGTGCTGGCCGTGGGGCTGGTCTGGAGCCTGGAGCTGGTGAATACGGCCGTGGAAGCCGTGGTGAATCTGGTGTCGCCGGAGTACCACCCGCTGGCCGGCCGCGCCAAAGACGTGGCCGCCGGGGCCGTGCTGGCCGGGGCCGTAGCCGCCGCCGCCGTGGGCGCGCTAGTGTTTGGCCCGCGCCTGTGGGCGTGGCTTTCTTAG
- a CDS encoding thioredoxin family protein — MTTEPTTQPVLTPERLASAHTYARYRQLIDELQADGKTTGPQQSPELTEYTHLNVQRMQRLDKTTRVLPELAAAVQALPQRYEWLIITEGWCGDAAQIVPVLEAVAQVSGGNIRTHYLLRDENPDLMDRYLTNGARSIPQLVVLHADTLTEAAHWGPRPAPTQTLLLDLKAQGATHEEYAEKIHGWYAKDKTQTTQHELLDLVQKLR, encoded by the coding sequence ATGACCACCGAACCCACCACCCAGCCTGTTCTCACGCCCGAGCGCCTCGCCTCGGCCCATACCTACGCCCGCTACCGCCAGCTGATCGACGAGCTGCAGGCCGACGGCAAAACCACCGGCCCCCAGCAAAGCCCGGAGCTGACCGAGTACACCCACCTCAACGTGCAGCGCATGCAGCGCCTCGACAAAACCACCCGCGTGCTGCCCGAGCTGGCGGCCGCCGTGCAGGCCCTGCCGCAGCGCTACGAGTGGCTGATCATCACGGAAGGCTGGTGCGGCGACGCGGCCCAGATTGTGCCCGTGCTGGAAGCCGTGGCCCAGGTCTCGGGCGGCAACATCCGCACCCACTATCTGCTGCGCGACGAAAACCCGGACCTCATGGACCGCTACCTCACCAACGGCGCCCGCTCCATCCCGCAGCTGGTGGTATTGCACGCCGATACGCTCACCGAGGCCGCCCACTGGGGCCCGCGCCCTGCGCCCACCCAAACGCTGCTGCTCGACCTGAAAGCCCAGGGCGCCACCCACGAGGAGTACGCCGAGAAAATCCACGGCTGGTACGCCAAAGACAAAACCCAGACCACCCAGCACGAGCTGCTGGACTTGGTGCAAAAGCTGCGCTAG
- a CDS encoding PorP/SprF family type IX secretion system membrane protein — translation MTGLFRRKISCRSGRFHRPLLLAGVAAVVALPAAAQDLYFAQPYANRLHQNPAFAGLLDDASVTLSYRNQFPTLAGTFTTSQLAADYRLKDQHNSVGLLLNYDRTGGLGYTRFEVGGLYAYQTRLNKELSFSGGLRASYGNQRISYGNLVFGDQLSEDGTTVPVTAEPLDFNPVSYLSVGTGVLLYSENFWVSVAGHHLNQPDLGFRTQGTLPIRYELSTGYKHYFLQRTERQQTREISVTPTAHYVRQGGSERAEAGLYATVTPLTLGAVYRGIPLPGAPNPQQILTAIAGVSVGSFRVGYAYDVALSSLSADLGGAHEITLTLRAFDSLDAAWRRLKRRNSPAPPWPSF, via the coding sequence ATGACAGGGCTATTCCGACGCAAAATCAGTTGCCGTTCCGGCCGCTTCCACCGGCCGTTGCTACTGGCGGGGGTGGCTGCTGTGGTGGCGTTGCCCGCCGCCGCCCAGGACCTGTACTTTGCCCAGCCCTACGCCAACCGTCTGCACCAGAACCCCGCTTTCGCCGGCCTCCTCGACGATGCCAGCGTCACGCTCAGCTACCGCAACCAGTTCCCCACGCTGGCCGGCACCTTCACCACCAGTCAGCTCGCCGCCGACTACCGCCTTAAGGACCAGCATAACTCCGTCGGGCTCCTGCTGAACTACGACCGCACCGGTGGCCTGGGCTACACCCGCTTCGAGGTGGGCGGCCTCTACGCCTACCAGACCCGCCTCAATAAGGAGCTGTCGTTTAGCGGCGGCCTGCGCGCCAGCTATGGCAACCAGCGCATCAGCTACGGCAACCTCGTCTTCGGTGACCAGCTTTCCGAAGACGGCACCACGGTCCCTGTCACCGCCGAGCCGCTCGATTTCAACCCCGTCAGCTACCTGAGCGTGGGCACGGGCGTGCTGCTTTACTCCGAGAACTTCTGGGTATCGGTGGCCGGCCATCACCTCAATCAGCCCGACCTCGGGTTTCGCACCCAGGGCACGCTGCCCATCCGCTACGAGCTCAGCACCGGCTATAAGCACTACTTCCTGCAGCGCACCGAGCGCCAGCAGACCCGCGAAATAAGTGTCACGCCCACCGCGCATTACGTGCGGCAGGGCGGCTCCGAGCGGGCCGAAGCCGGATTGTACGCAACCGTGACGCCCCTCACGCTGGGCGCCGTCTACCGCGGCATTCCGCTGCCCGGCGCCCCAAATCCGCAGCAGATCCTGACGGCCATTGCGGGCGTCAGCGTGGGCAGTTTCCGGGTCGGGTATGCTTACGACGTGGCGCTGAGCAGCTTGAGTGCCGATCTGGGCGGCGCGCATGAAATAACTCTGACCCTGCGGGCGTTTGATTCGCTGGATGCCGCCTGGCGTCGCCTCAAACGTCGAAATTCCCCGGCGCCTCCTTGGCCATCGTTCTGA
- a CDS encoding GNAT family N-acetyltransferase has translation MDFAQDIVLENSRVRLRPLALTDFEALRPLAAAPELWAYTLTRADDPISLAAYLTEAAQGREQQRRYPFLVLDKETGQAAGSTSYYNVDLADAKLSIGYTWVGEAFQRTGLNRAAKHLLLHYAFEELGCERVELETDARNHKSQEAMRRMGATEEGTLRSHRRTQGGIRRDTVIFSVLRSEWSRLRQTVFQEFDGRG, from the coding sequence ATGGATTTCGCCCAGGATATCGTTCTTGAAAACAGCCGCGTACGGCTGCGTCCGCTGGCCCTCACCGATTTTGAGGCCCTGCGCCCCCTGGCGGCCGCGCCGGAGCTGTGGGCCTACACCCTCACCCGCGCCGACGACCCCATCAGCCTGGCGGCCTACCTGACCGAGGCCGCCCAAGGCCGTGAGCAGCAGCGCCGCTACCCCTTCCTTGTCCTCGACAAGGAAACCGGCCAGGCGGCTGGCAGCACCAGCTACTACAACGTGGATCTGGCCGACGCCAAGCTTTCCATCGGCTACACTTGGGTGGGGGAGGCGTTTCAGCGCACCGGCCTGAACCGGGCCGCCAAGCACCTTCTGCTGCACTATGCTTTCGAGGAGCTGGGCTGCGAGCGGGTGGAGCTGGAAACCGACGCCCGCAACCATAAGTCGCAGGAGGCGATGCGCCGCATGGGAGCCACTGAGGAAGGCACGCTGCGCAGCCATCGCCGCACCCAGGGCGGTATTCGGCGCGATACGGTCATCTTCAGCGTGCTGCGGAGCGAGTGGAGCCGACTGCGGCAAACTGTTTTTCAGGAGTTCGATGGCCGGGGCTGA
- a CDS encoding DinB family protein: MFMINTIDKLGAYNVWANETLLRHLDGLVANGATIPANVLRLFSHVLNAQSIWIGRLTGTPSPVKVWQEHDLAGLHHWHEQSTARFYGLAAAADETELLRLISYTNSVGESFTSQVSDIFTHLPIHGNYHRGQVAIKLREQGLEPINTDYITYCRELSAKAQAADVPSL, from the coding sequence ATGTTCATGATCAATACCATCGACAAACTGGGGGCCTACAATGTGTGGGCCAACGAAACCCTGCTCCGCCACCTCGACGGCCTCGTGGCCAACGGCGCCACCATTCCGGCCAACGTATTGCGGCTGTTCAGCCACGTGCTCAACGCCCAGTCCATCTGGATTGGGCGCCTCACGGGCACGCCCAGCCCCGTGAAAGTATGGCAGGAGCACGACCTGGCCGGCCTGCACCACTGGCACGAGCAGTCCACGGCCCGCTTCTACGGCCTGGCCGCCGCCGCCGACGAAACCGAGCTACTGCGCCTCATCAGCTACACCAACTCGGTGGGGGAGAGCTTTACCAGCCAGGTGTCCGACATCTTCACGCACCTGCCCATCCACGGCAACTACCACCGCGGCCAGGTGGCCATCAAGCTGCGCGAGCAGGGCCTGGAGCCCATCAACACCGACTACATCACCTACTGCCGCGAGCTGTCGGCGAAGGCCCAGGCCGCCGACGTGCCCAGCCTGTAA
- a CDS encoding AsmA family protein produces the protein MRKFWIGLLIFVVVLVAGVALTPLLFKDKIKQALDKQLAQRVDAEVQYKPENVSLTLFSTFPDLALGIDELRVIGQDSFARDTLAYLPSLRVGLDLMSVISGEQIKIKSIVLDRPDISAKVLKSGRANWDVMLSDSAAAAKGQDTTALNLAISKWEVTDGHLRYEDRTIPFNMELRGLNHTGSGDFEQNIFDLVSQTEAREFSMTYDGTEYVTRKKLTGDVTLAMDLEKMLFTFKDNKVQLNDFPAQFAGTIGLPNDTDITYDLTFKALETDFKNILSLVPGVYTAQFKDVEASGQVAFDGYFKGVQNDVQMPGYGVNLQVKNGMFHYPQLPQAAKNINVDMVVDNPSGFTNNMKVNVKQFHLDLGANPIDGNVAIDGLEPMKVDGRVKANVDLAEMMKVYPVQDLLLRGKLFVDGTAKGTYSKTQMPVVQAKMNLTNGYVKSKQFPAPIENLAVTGVVTNPTGQLNDTRVDISNFRMLLDGEPLAGRVSTQGVDKLRFDADVKGTVDLTKITKIFPLDGMTVTGRLNGNVAAKGNMADIEAGRYQTVVASGTVQAQNITYKSADLPQGMRVTRATATFNNDKIVLQNMAGFVGSSDIAALGTISNYMGYLFVPGQPLRGNLTVNSQRFNVNEWMVDEVTAAPSKGATAATKAPAAATKADGVLQIPKELDLTLNTTVGQVIYDNLKLDNVKGTVGVRDQTATLNGLTFNTLGGAFATTGSYSSKNLAHPKFNFGLNIKNLNFQNAFSAFNSIKTLVPLADNLEGIFSTNFSVSGEMGPDMMPNYSTLTGKGLFEVVRAAVSGSPVLAKISSLTQFQELKSFAVNNKDVAAEILNGNFIVKPFDLTVGQVKMTVGGSNNISSGGLEYVTALNVPTGKLGSQLSGQLTRLTGVSDIKGTERVTLGLTIGGTVSNPQVKLTTGSVKAQAKDIVSNIVQAKVDDARVQLQAKAKVAQDSLQRELQRKQLELQNKAQLEIEKRRLEAQAKLKEQATKGLNSLFGKPKAQPAKPATPAPAPDPTPAPADPKPADPEPTKPDTAKTGG, from the coding sequence ATGCGCAAATTCTGGATTGGCTTATTGATTTTCGTGGTGGTGCTGGTGGCCGGCGTGGCCCTTACGCCGCTGCTGTTCAAAGACAAAATCAAGCAGGCCCTCGACAAGCAGCTGGCCCAGCGCGTGGACGCCGAGGTGCAGTACAAGCCCGAGAACGTCAGCCTGACCCTGTTCAGCACTTTTCCGGATCTGGCGCTGGGCATTGATGAGCTGCGCGTGATTGGGCAGGACTCGTTTGCACGCGACACGCTGGCCTACCTGCCGTCGTTGCGGGTGGGGCTGGATCTGATGAGCGTCATCAGCGGCGAGCAGATCAAGATCAAAAGCATTGTGCTCGACCGGCCCGACATCAGCGCGAAGGTGCTGAAAAGCGGCCGTGCCAACTGGGACGTGATGCTGTCTGATTCGGCCGCCGCGGCCAAAGGGCAGGACACGACGGCGCTTAATTTGGCCATCAGCAAGTGGGAAGTAACCGACGGGCACCTGCGCTATGAGGACCGCACGATTCCTTTTAATATGGAGCTGCGCGGCCTCAACCACACCGGCTCCGGCGACTTCGAGCAGAACATCTTCGACCTGGTCAGCCAGACTGAGGCGCGGGAGTTTTCGATGACCTACGACGGTACCGAATACGTGACGCGCAAGAAGCTGACCGGCGACGTGACCCTGGCCATGGACCTGGAGAAGATGTTGTTCACCTTCAAAGACAACAAGGTGCAGCTCAACGATTTTCCGGCGCAGTTTGCCGGCACCATCGGGCTGCCGAATGACACGGACATCACCTACGACCTGACCTTCAAGGCGCTGGAAACCGACTTCAAGAACATTCTGAGCCTAGTGCCGGGCGTGTACACCGCGCAGTTCAAGGACGTGGAGGCCAGCGGACAGGTGGCGTTTGATGGCTATTTCAAGGGTGTGCAGAACGACGTGCAAATGCCCGGCTACGGCGTGAACCTGCAGGTGAAAAACGGCATGTTCCACTATCCGCAGCTGCCGCAGGCGGCCAAGAACATCAACGTGGACATGGTGGTGGACAACCCGTCGGGCTTCACCAACAACATGAAAGTCAACGTGAAGCAGTTCCACCTCGACCTGGGAGCCAACCCGATTGACGGCAACGTGGCCATCGACGGATTGGAGCCGATGAAGGTGGACGGCCGCGTGAAAGCCAACGTGGACCTGGCCGAGATGATGAAAGTGTACCCGGTGCAGGATCTGCTGCTGCGCGGCAAGCTGTTCGTGGATGGCACGGCCAAAGGCACGTATTCCAAGACGCAGATGCCGGTGGTGCAGGCCAAGATGAACCTGACCAACGGCTACGTGAAGAGCAAGCAGTTTCCGGCCCCGATTGAGAATCTGGCCGTTACGGGCGTGGTGACCAACCCCACGGGCCAGCTCAACGACACGCGCGTGGACATCAGCAACTTCCGGATGCTGCTGGACGGCGAGCCGCTGGCCGGCCGCGTGAGCACCCAGGGCGTGGACAAGCTGCGCTTCGATGCCGACGTGAAAGGCACCGTAGACCTCACCAAAATCACGAAGATCTTCCCGCTGGACGGCATGACCGTGACGGGCCGCCTCAACGGCAACGTGGCCGCCAAGGGCAACATGGCCGACATTGAGGCCGGGCGCTACCAGACGGTGGTGGCCTCGGGCACGGTGCAGGCCCAGAACATCACCTACAAAAGCGCCGACCTGCCGCAGGGCATGCGCGTGACCCGGGCCACAGCCACGTTCAACAACGACAAGATCGTGCTGCAGAATATGGCTGGCTTTGTGGGCTCGTCGGATATTGCCGCCTTGGGCACCATCAGCAACTACATGGGCTACCTGTTTGTGCCCGGCCAGCCGCTGCGCGGCAACCTGACGGTGAACTCGCAGCGCTTCAACGTGAACGAGTGGATGGTGGACGAGGTGACGGCGGCGCCGAGCAAGGGAGCCACGGCCGCCACCAAAGCCCCCGCCGCCGCCACCAAGGCCGACGGCGTGCTGCAGATTCCGAAGGAGTTAGACCTGACCCTGAACACCACCGTGGGCCAGGTGATTTACGACAACCTCAAGCTCGATAACGTGAAGGGCACGGTGGGCGTGCGCGACCAGACGGCCACGCTCAACGGCCTGACGTTTAACACGCTGGGCGGCGCGTTTGCCACCACCGGCTCGTACAGCAGCAAAAACCTGGCGCACCCCAAATTCAACTTCGGGCTGAACATCAAGAACCTGAACTTCCAGAACGCTTTTTCGGCCTTCAACTCCATCAAGACGCTGGTGCCGCTGGCCGACAACCTGGAAGGCATCTTCTCCACCAACTTCAGCGTGAGCGGCGAAATGGGCCCCGACATGATGCCCAACTACAGCACGCTCACTGGCAAGGGCCTTTTTGAGGTGGTGCGGGCGGCCGTGAGCGGCTCGCCGGTGCTGGCCAAAATCAGCAGCCTCACGCAGTTTCAGGAGCTGAAGAGCTTTGCGGTGAACAACAAGGATGTGGCCGCCGAAATCCTCAACGGCAACTTCATTGTGAAGCCCTTCGACCTGACCGTGGGCCAGGTGAAGATGACCGTGGGCGGCTCCAACAACATCAGCAGCGGCGGCCTGGAGTACGTGACGGCCCTGAACGTGCCCACCGGCAAGCTCGGCAGCCAGCTCAGCGGCCAGCTCACGCGCCTCACCGGCGTTTCCGACATCAAGGGCACGGAGCGCGTGACGCTGGGCCTCACCATCGGGGGCACCGTGAGCAACCCGCAGGTGAAGCTGACCACCGGCAGCGTGAAGGCGCAGGCCAAGGACATCGTCAGCAACATTGTGCAGGCCAAGGTCGACGACGCCAGGGTGCAGCTGCAGGCCAAAGCCAAAGTGGCGCAGGACAGCCTGCAGCGCGAGCTGCAGCGCAAGCAGCTGGAGCTGCAGAACAAGGCCCAGCTGGAAATCGAAAAGCGCCGCCTCGAAGCCCAGGCCAAGTTGAAAGAGCAGGCCACCAAAGGCCTCAACTCGCTGTTCGGCAAGCCAAAAGCCCAGCCAGCCAAACCCGCCACTCCGGCGCCGGCTCCCGACCCCACCCCGGCCCCCGCCGACCCCAAGCCCGCCGACCCGGAGCCCACCAAGCCGGACACGGCCAAAACCGGCGGCTAA
- a CDS encoding exodeoxyribonuclease III, translating into MQIISYNVNGLRSALSKGLLDWVREAQPDVLCVQEIKAGREPLDVSGFAALGYSAYLHPAQKPGYSGVATFTKQAPTAVVVGCGTDLYDAEGRVLRLDFDQLSVLNVYMPSGTSGPERQAFKVEWLHFFREYVRQLRAEGRQLVIGGDFNCCQTAIDLHNPKANQNSPGYTPEERQWFKDFLADGYTDSFRHQHGDAPGHYSWWSYRAGSRARNVGWRLDHLLVDAELLPRLTGAGLLPDAVHSDHCPVWVEVNG; encoded by the coding sequence ATGCAAATCATCAGCTACAACGTCAATGGCCTGCGCTCGGCCCTGAGCAAAGGGCTGCTGGACTGGGTGCGGGAGGCGCAGCCCGACGTGCTGTGCGTGCAGGAAATCAAGGCAGGGCGCGAGCCGCTGGACGTGTCAGGGTTTGCGGCGCTGGGCTACTCAGCCTACCTGCACCCGGCCCAAAAGCCCGGCTACAGCGGCGTGGCCACGTTCACGAAGCAGGCCCCCACGGCCGTGGTAGTGGGCTGCGGCACCGACCTCTACGACGCCGAAGGCCGCGTGTTGCGGTTGGATTTCGACCAGCTTTCAGTGCTGAACGTGTACATGCCCTCGGGTACGAGCGGGCCGGAGCGGCAGGCGTTTAAGGTGGAGTGGCTGCACTTCTTCCGCGAGTACGTGCGGCAGCTGCGCGCCGAGGGCCGACAGCTCGTCATCGGCGGCGACTTCAACTGCTGCCAGACCGCCATCGACCTGCACAACCCCAAGGCCAATCAGAACAGCCCCGGCTACACGCCCGAGGAGCGCCAGTGGTTCAAGGATTTTCTGGCCGATGGCTACACCGATTCGTTCCGGCACCAGCACGGCGACGCGCCCGGCCACTACTCCTGGTGGAGCTACCGCGCCGGCTCCCGGGCCCGCAACGTCGGCTGGCGCCTCGACCATCTGCTGGTTGATGCGGAGCTGCTGCCGCGCCTCACTGGCGCCGGCTTGCTCCCGGATGCCGTCCACTCCGACCACTGCCCGGTGTGGGTGGAGGTGAATGGTTAA
- a CDS encoding DUF6970 domain-containing protein: MRSFLLLPATALGVLLCSVGCQKNVSVTTPTDTPAGGGTGITSTPAPAARNTTTPVPEAPVAQYDTTARPGWLKAKIDAHLAENKQNPPIQVFRYRYNGAVVYYETSPCCDQYTNLYDQKGKLICHPDGGLTGRGDGNCADFNKNKTEEKLVWQDPR, translated from the coding sequence ATGCGCTCCTTTCTACTGTTGCCAGCCACTGCGCTGGGTGTACTGCTCTGCAGCGTCGGCTGCCAGAAAAACGTGAGTGTCACGACGCCGACCGACACGCCGGCCGGTGGTGGCACGGGCATCACTTCCACGCCGGCTCCGGCCGCCCGCAATACCACCACGCCCGTGCCCGAAGCCCCCGTAGCGCAGTACGATACCACGGCCCGCCCGGGCTGGCTGAAGGCAAAAATCGACGCTCACCTGGCCGAAAACAAGCAGAACCCGCCCATCCAGGTGTTCCGCTACCGCTACAACGGTGCCGTGGTGTACTACGAAACCAGCCCCTGCTGCGACCAGTACACCAACCTCTACGACCAGAAAGGTAAGCTCATCTGCCATCCTGATGGTGGCCTCACGGGCCGCGGCGACGGCAATTGCGCTGACTTCAACAAAAACAAAACCGAAGAAAAGCTGGTGTGGCAGGACCCTCGGTAA
- a CDS encoding ComF family protein, which yields MRATAATILADFWGLIFPRVCLGCQEPLARGEDHLCTKCRAQLPYTDYHLLPPADNPLARRFWGKLPVRHALSYLRFLRRGRVQHLLHQLKYQGQRDVGLALGRWYGHDLAAAGFTFDLIVPVPLHPRKLAKRGFNQSDPFAEGLAEALHTPWHASALRRTAHTDSQTRKNRVQRWQNVAEVFEVADVVAIQGKHVLVVDDVLTTGATLEACAAALLAAGASEVSIATIACADR from the coding sequence ATGCGTGCCACCGCCGCTACCATCCTCGCCGATTTCTGGGGCCTGATTTTCCCGCGCGTGTGCCTGGGCTGCCAGGAGCCGCTGGCCCGCGGCGAAGACCACCTCTGCACCAAATGCCGCGCTCAGCTCCCCTACACCGACTACCACCTGCTGCCCCCGGCCGACAACCCGCTGGCCCGCCGCTTCTGGGGCAAGCTGCCCGTGCGCCACGCCCTGAGCTACCTGCGCTTCCTGCGCCGCGGCCGGGTGCAGCACCTGCTGCACCAGCTCAAGTACCAGGGCCAGCGCGACGTGGGCTTGGCCCTAGGCCGCTGGTATGGCCACGACCTGGCCGCCGCCGGCTTCACCTTCGACCTGATTGTGCCGGTGCCGCTGCACCCGCGCAAGCTGGCCAAACGCGGTTTCAACCAGTCCGACCCGTTTGCCGAGGGCCTCGCTGAAGCCCTGCACACGCCCTGGCACGCCAGCGCCCTGCGCCGCACCGCCCACACCGATTCCCAGACCCGCAAAAACCGCGTGCAGCGCTGGCAAAACGTAGCCGAGGTATTCGAAGTAGCCGACGTAGTGGCCATTCAGGGCAAACACGTGCTGGTAGTAGACGACGTGCTGACCACCGGCGCCACCCTCGAAGCCTGCGCCGCCGCGCTGCTGGCCGCCGGCGCCAGTGAAGTCAGCATTGCCACCATTGCCTGCGCGGATCGCTAA
- the gldJ gene encoding gliding motility lipoprotein GldJ — MNFSKYLRFAVVGACALASCKSGPPTATKPGKYSSTTGIDYNTDEGMKVADYAGIPEGPGLIFIEGGRTVLGSQEEDVTMTHDNVERTVTIASFYMDEAEVANIHWLEYLHFIRKDSSEEFYQSALPDTTVWARELSFNDPYVDYYLRYPGFRFFPVVGVSWLQANDYCTWRTSKVNETLAGNSEESSGGGGGLFKRKKKGGDAAEGTDSGDGKAKISIENGNTLPNYRLPTEAEWEYAAQALIGTQETGNENQENKRIYPWDGRQVRNPYGGKMGQFLANFKRGRGDYAGIAGSLNDGAMITEYIYAYPPNDYGLYNMSGNVNEWVQDIYRPLSFEDVEDLNPFRRNGFLDPSEKYDKKGYQSLIDDHVRVYKGGSWRDVAYWLSPGTRRFMAEDSATATIGFRCAMINAGSNK; from the coding sequence ATGAATTTTTCCAAGTACCTGCGTTTTGCGGTCGTAGGAGCCTGCGCCCTGGCTTCCTGCAAAAGCGGTCCGCCGACTGCTACTAAACCCGGTAAGTATAGCTCGACTACGGGCATCGATTATAACACCGACGAAGGAATGAAAGTGGCGGATTACGCCGGCATTCCCGAAGGCCCGGGCCTTATCTTTATTGAAGGTGGCCGTACCGTACTCGGCTCGCAGGAAGAGGACGTGACGATGACCCACGACAACGTGGAGCGCACCGTGACCATCGCCTCGTTCTACATGGACGAAGCCGAGGTGGCCAACATCCACTGGCTGGAGTATCTGCATTTTATCCGCAAGGACTCGTCGGAGGAATTCTACCAGTCGGCCCTGCCCGACACCACCGTGTGGGCCCGTGAGCTGTCGTTCAACGACCCGTATGTAGACTACTACCTGCGTTACCCCGGCTTCCGCTTCTTCCCCGTGGTGGGCGTAAGCTGGCTGCAGGCCAACGACTACTGCACCTGGCGTACTTCGAAGGTGAACGAAACGCTGGCTGGCAACTCGGAAGAGAGCAGCGGCGGCGGCGGTGGTCTGTTCAAGCGCAAGAAGAAAGGCGGTGACGCTGCTGAAGGCACCGACAGCGGTGATGGCAAAGCCAAGATTTCCATCGAAAACGGCAACACGCTGCCGAATTACCGTCTGCCCACCGAGGCTGAGTGGGAATACGCTGCGCAGGCACTCATCGGTACGCAGGAAACCGGCAACGAAAACCAGGAAAACAAGCGCATCTACCCATGGGATGGCCGCCAGGTGCGGAACCCTTACGGTGGCAAGATGGGCCAGTTCCTCGCTAACTTCAAGCGGGGCCGTGGTGACTATGCCGGTATTGCCGGCTCGCTCAACGACGGCGCCATGATTACGGAGTACATTTACGCCTACCCGCCGAACGACTACGGCCTGTACAATATGTCGGGCAACGTGAACGAGTGGGTGCAGGATATCTACCGCCCGCTCTCGTTTGAGGACGTGGAAGATCTGAACCCCTTCCGCCGCAACGGCTTCCTCGACCCGTCGGAGAAGTACGACAAGAAAGGCTACCAGTCGCTGATCGACGACCACGTACGCGTGTACAAAGGCGGTTCGTGGCGCGATGTGGCCTACTGGCTGTCGCCCGGCACGCGCCGCTTCATGGCTGAGGACTCGGCTACGGCCACCATCGGCTTCCGCTGCGCCATGATCAACGCTGGTTCGAACAAGTAA
- a CDS encoding carboxymuconolactone decarboxylase family protein, translating to MSQVTEFNEYRQRMNEKIMAADNKVIKRFFNLDTNTYQAGAVDVKTKEMLGLACSMVLRCDDCIKYHLGKCFEEKLTDEEIYEVFAIANLIGGSIVIPHFRRAVEYWEILKTEAVEAAPEHHHEA from the coding sequence ATGTCACAAGTCACTGAATTCAACGAATACCGCCAGCGCATGAATGAGAAGATCATGGCGGCGGATAACAAGGTTATCAAGCGCTTCTTCAACCTCGACACCAACACCTACCAGGCTGGCGCCGTGGACGTGAAAACCAAGGAAATGCTGGGCCTGGCCTGCTCCATGGTGCTGCGCTGCGACGACTGCATCAAGTACCACCTCGGCAAGTGCTTCGAGGAAAAGCTCACCGACGAGGAAATCTACGAGGTGTTTGCCATTGCCAACCTCATCGGCGGCAGCATTGTGATTCCGCACTTCCGCCGGGCCGTAGAGTACTGGGAGATTCTGAAAACGGAGGCCGTGGAAGCTGCGCCCGAACACCACCACGAGGCATGA